In a genomic window of Myxococcales bacterium:
- a CDS encoding succinylglutamate desuccinylase/aspartoacylase family protein, with translation MRFYLAVSQIAWAIALAAPAAAQPASSRDPFHDVASLNARLRQLQAAHPTTTRIVTVATVAAGDVLALEVDPTGAFVATTPSLLVQGGIHGNEWISTEVVLRLAELTVDPDDPSWRGLTYRFIPAINVDGFAHGSRKAVDVDGTQYDANREFPVPGQPDHASRPLVAALRDYARTGRVVAVLDYHSAAECMLWPFAYSPAAAPPDRKAIAAITTAMATSVGFCSGQVAKVISYKHEGTASDWYQDALGAPAILVELGAVNEPGSQTVEQILIDQERPYRLFLDWLGARGLRPTEPPPPTVAGCTTTTVAVGAGPLGYQATGPVCDGQRHGAWTFRFAGGGVLREGTYERGREHGSWRSFHATGEPQDVGAYAAGKPEGAWKRYAVGGGLIEERTFVEGSREGELQRWLADGTLWQVRGCEHGMCVTQCKGTTGRRSCALLATTDAPAPDRHAKRSPTPRAKATKTAKATRAIKAAPTVKRTPPPKRPRRR, from the coding sequence GTGCGGTTCTACCTCGCCGTCAGCCAGATCGCATGGGCGATCGCGCTCGCCGCGCCAGCGGCGGCGCAGCCCGCGTCGAGCCGGGATCCCTTCCACGACGTCGCCAGCCTCAACGCCCGCCTGCGCCAGCTCCAGGCGGCGCACCCGACGACCACCCGGATCGTGACCGTGGCCACGGTCGCCGCGGGCGACGTCCTCGCGCTCGAGGTCGATCCCACCGGCGCGTTCGTCGCGACCACGCCCAGCCTGCTGGTCCAGGGCGGCATCCACGGCAACGAGTGGATCTCGACCGAGGTGGTGCTGCGCCTGGCCGAGCTGACGGTCGATCCCGACGATCCGAGCTGGCGCGGGTTGACCTATCGCTTCATCCCCGCGATCAACGTCGACGGCTTCGCCCACGGGTCGCGCAAGGCGGTCGACGTCGACGGCACGCAGTACGACGCCAACCGCGAGTTCCCGGTCCCGGGCCAGCCCGATCACGCGTCGCGGCCGCTGGTCGCGGCGCTGCGCGACTACGCCCGCACCGGCAGGGTCGTCGCCGTGCTCGACTACCACTCGGCCGCGGAGTGCATGCTGTGGCCGTTCGCGTACTCGCCCGCGGCGGCGCCGCCCGACCGCAAGGCGATCGCCGCGATCACCACGGCGATGGCGACCTCGGTCGGCTTCTGCAGCGGCCAGGTCGCCAAGGTCATCAGCTACAAGCACGAGGGCACGGCCTCGGACTGGTACCAGGACGCGCTGGGCGCGCCGGCGATCCTGGTCGAGCTGGGCGCGGTCAACGAGCCCGGCAGCCAGACCGTCGAGCAGATCCTGATCGATCAGGAGCGCCCGTACCGCCTGTTCCTCGACTGGCTCGGCGCCCGCGGCCTCCGGCCGACCGAGCCGCCGCCGCCGACCGTCGCTGGCTGCACGACCACGACCGTCGCGGTCGGCGCGGGCCCGCTCGGCTACCAGGCCACCGGGCCGGTGTGCGACGGCCAGCGCCACGGCGCGTGGACCTTCCGCTTCGCCGGCGGCGGGGTCCTGCGCGAGGGCACCTACGAGCGCGGCCGCGAGCACGGATCGTGGCGGTCGTTCCACGCCACCGGCGAGCCCCAGGACGTCGGCGCGTACGCCGCGGGCAAGCCCGAGGGGGCGTGGAAGCGCTACGCCGTCGGCGGCGGCCTCATCGAGGAGCGGACCTTCGTCGAGGGCTCGCGCGAGGGCGAGCTCCAGCGCTGGCTGGCCGACGGCACGCTCTGGCAGGTGCGCGGCTGCGAGCACGGCATGTGCGTGACCCAGTGCAAGGGCACGACCGGCCGGCGCAGCTGCGCGCTGCTCGCGACCACCGACGCGCCGGCCCCCGATCGCCACGCCAAGCGCAGCCCGACGCCGCGGGCCAAGGCCACCAAGACCGCGAAGGCGACCAGGGCGATCAAGGCCGCGCCGACGGTGAAGCGCACGCCGCCGCCCAAGCGCCCGCGCCGGCGGTGA
- a CDS encoding SUMF1/EgtB/PvdO family nonheme iron enzyme: MHGLSLTLLGAAALAAALAAPARADLPAACAQAPADMKCVPEGDFIRGSDVSEKDQRPQATIWVSTFYMDTYEVTNTDYKKCMKAGACRRHAPAYKVGFSGPNQPVVGVKWFDARDYCAWAGKRLPTEAEWEKAARGPDGNLYSWGNEKPTCKRAIIMENGKKGCGLGGPPKWATADVGTRDPGAYGLYDMAGNSWEWVADWYSKSYAACGDACTGRDPKGPCDGADECPGYRHRSVRGGSWWWTWEYSAGSWRRAHLPGNKPYHHFGFRCAASVPTATTTAAPTTPPAKPVPAPAPRP, encoded by the coding sequence ATGCACGGACTCTCGCTCACACTCCTCGGCGCCGCGGCGCTCGCGGCCGCGCTCGCGGCCCCGGCCCGGGCCGACCTGCCCGCGGCGTGCGCCCAGGCGCCCGCCGACATGAAGTGCGTCCCCGAGGGCGACTTCATCCGCGGCTCCGACGTGAGCGAGAAGGACCAGCGGCCGCAGGCGACGATCTGGGTGTCGACCTTCTACATGGACACCTACGAGGTCACCAACACCGACTACAAGAAGTGCATGAAGGCCGGCGCTTGCCGCCGCCACGCGCCGGCCTACAAGGTCGGGTTCTCGGGCCCCAACCAGCCGGTCGTGGGCGTGAAGTGGTTCGACGCGCGCGACTATTGCGCGTGGGCCGGCAAGCGGCTGCCGACCGAGGCCGAGTGGGAGAAGGCGGCGCGCGGCCCCGACGGCAACCTGTACTCCTGGGGCAACGAGAAGCCGACGTGCAAGCGCGCGATCATCATGGAGAACGGCAAGAAGGGCTGCGGCCTGGGCGGCCCGCCCAAGTGGGCCACCGCCGACGTCGGCACCCGCGACCCCGGCGCCTACGGTCTGTACGACATGGCCGGCAACTCCTGGGAGTGGGTGGCCGACTGGTACAGCAAGAGCTACGCCGCGTGCGGTGACGCCTGCACCGGCCGCGATCCCAAGGGCCCGTGCGACGGCGCCGACGAGTGCCCGGGATATCGCCACCGCAGCGTCCGGGGCGGCTCGTGGTGGTGGACCTGGGAGTACTCGGCCGGCAGCTGGCGCCGCGCCCACCTGCCCGGCAACAAGCCGTACCACCACTTCGGGTTCCGGTGCGCCGCGTCGGTGCCGACCGCGACGACGACCGCGGCCCCGACGACGCCGCCCGCGAAGCCCGTGCCGGCGCCCGCGCCCAGGCCGTGA